A stretch of Hydrogenothermus marinus DNA encodes these proteins:
- the merA gene encoding mercury(II) reductase, whose product MIKLRIIGMTCEHCAETVKKALESVKEVKEAKVYFPQGFAEIETKEEVSVEKLIKAVEKAGYGAQVIKESPEIYIPKKDIYDLFILGGGSAGFAAAIKASDLGAKVLVAEDNIIGGTCLNRGCVPSKYLIEVANTFYTPLKNPFSGIKLEKGEIDIKKVINEKEDLLNELRKEKYWNILDAYPQIEYRDCRGRFVGNTLAQVGKDKISFYKAVITTGARPGIPPIKNLSKVKYYTSDDIFNIDHLPKHLIIIGGGAIGLELGQAFFRMGSKVTIVEALPEIAMVEEPEIRKELHKILNEEGLNILTNVNIENVFENGNEIFLECELNGKKYKIVGTDILVATGRTPNTRDIGLETVGVNTNPRGFIETNDYMQTSNSDIYAAGDCVGKKMLVTVAAMEGGIAAENALLGNKNKVEYLSVPHAIFTDPEIGSVGLKEKEAKEMGYEVEIRVLDFSKVPRAALSLLTKGVIKMIADKKTGKVLGIHILSPHAAEIIHKAVFIIKYGLTIEDIIQAVDVYPTLSESIKLCAQSFKKDISKLSCCAQ is encoded by the coding sequence ATGATAAAACTTAGAATAATAGGAATGACTTGTGAGCATTGTGCTGAAACAGTTAAAAAAGCCTTAGAATCAGTTAAAGAAGTAAAAGAAGCTAAAGTATATTTTCCTCAAGGATTTGCAGAAATAGAAACTAAAGAAGAAGTTTCAGTAGAAAAACTAATAAAAGCAGTAGAAAAAGCTGGATATGGAGCTCAAGTTATAAAAGAATCTCCAGAAATATATATTCCAAAAAAAGATATTTATGATTTATTTATTCTTGGAGGTGGCTCTGCAGGTTTTGCTGCAGCTATAAAAGCTTCCGATTTAGGTGCAAAAGTTTTAGTGGCTGAAGATAATATAATAGGAGGAACTTGTCTTAATAGAGGATGTGTACCTTCTAAATATCTTATAGAAGTAGCAAATACATTTTATACACCTTTAAAAAACCCATTTTCTGGTATTAAACTTGAAAAAGGAGAAATAGATATAAAAAAAGTTATTAATGAAAAAGAAGATTTATTAAATGAACTTAGAAAAGAAAAATACTGGAATATTCTTGATGCTTATCCTCAGATAGAGTATAGAGATTGTAGAGGAAGGTTTGTAGGTAATACATTAGCACAGGTAGGAAAGGACAAAATAAGCTTTTATAAAGCAGTTATAACAACAGGAGCAAGACCGGGTATTCCACCTATAAAAAATCTTTCTAAAGTCAAATACTATACAAGTGATGATATATTTAACATAGATCATTTACCAAAACATTTGATAATTATTGGCGGTGGAGCTATAGGTTTGGAACTTGGACAAGCATTCTTTAGAATGGGAAGTAAAGTAACTATTGTTGAAGCTTTACCAGAAATTGCGATGGTAGAAGAACCAGAAATAAGAAAAGAATTACATAAAATTCTTAATGAAGAAGGCTTAAACATACTAACTAATGTTAATATAGAAAATGTATTTGAAAATGGTAATGAAATATTTTTAGAATGCGAATTAAATGGCAAAAAATATAAAATAGTAGGAACAGATATCCTTGTAGCTACTGGAAGAACACCTAACACAAGGGATATAGGTCTTGAAACTGTTGGAGTAAATACAAATCCAAGAGGTTTTATAGAAACTAACGATTATATGCAAACATCAAATTCAGATATATATGCAGCTGGAGATTGTGTAGGAAAGAAAATGCTTGTTACTGTTGCAGCAATGGAAGGAGGTATAGCAGCAGAAAATGCTCTTTTAGGAAACAAAAATAAAGTAGAATATTTATCCGTTCCTCATGCAATATTTACTGATCCTGAAATCGGTTCAGTAGGATTAAAAGAAAAAGAAGCTAAAGAAATGGGATATGAAGTAGAAATTAGAGTTCTTGATTTTTCTAAAGTTCCAAGAGCAGCGTTAAGTCTTCTGACAAAAGGAGTTATAAAAATGATAGCTGATAAAAAGACAGGTAAAGTTTTAGGTATACATATTCTCAGTCCTCATGCTGCAGAGATTATACATAAAGCTGTATTTATAATTAAATACGGGCTTACTATTGAAGATATAATACAAGCAGTTGATGTTTATCCTACTTTATCAGAATCTATAAAACTTTGTGCTCAAAGTTTTAAAAAGGATATATCAAAGCTCTCTTGTTGTGCCCAGTAG
- a CDS encoding molybdenum cofactor biosynthesis protein MoaE, which produces MVPEIYIGETWYSLEEIFSSYKDESCGAVDIFLGIPRSAPEDGEVLELHYEAYESMAEKVIKEIINEAKNKFGIKHAVVHHRTGVVPLLVPSFLVAVWAGHRQEAFAACRYIVDEVKARAPIWKKEIFKDKTESWK; this is translated from the coding sequence ATGGTTCCAGAAATATATATTGGTGAAACCTGGTATTCTTTAGAAGAAATATTTAGTTCTTATAAAGATGAAAGTTGTGGTGCAGTGGATATATTTCTTGGTATTCCAAGGTCTGCTCCAGAAGATGGAGAGGTTTTAGAACTTCATTATGAAGCTTATGAATCAATGGCTGAAAAAGTTATAAAAGAGATAATAAATGAAGCCAAAAATAAATTCGGAATTAAACATGCAGTAGTCCACCATAGAACAGGAGTTGTACCATTGTTAGTTCCTTCTTTTTTAGTAGCTGTATGGGCAGGCCATAGACAAGAAGCATTTGCAGCTTGTAGATATATAGTTGATGAAGTAAAAGCAAGAGCTCCAATATGGAAAAAAGAAATTTTCAAAGATAAAACAGAAAGCTGGAAGTAG
- the ispD gene encoding 2-C-methyl-D-erythritol 4-phosphate cytidylyltransferase: protein MKIVAILLAAGQGKRFGEKKQFIKLKGEPLFQYSINTINKIDEITDVILVLPEEDIERIKIFSFKNIKKVIGGKERQDSVYNALQEISNADIVIVHDTARPFATEKMFLDGIKNIKKGFDGSVTAIPSKDTIKKVKENKVIETLKRDELYIIQTPQTFKFDILKKAHEKAKQENFLGTDDSSLVERIGGNITINEGSILNFKITTKEDLILAKCLLNKGPKKSLF from the coding sequence ATGAAAATAGTAGCTATTCTTCTTGCGGCAGGGCAAGGAAAAAGATTTGGAGAAAAAAAGCAGTTTATTAAACTAAAAGGAGAGCCTTTATTCCAGTATTCTATTAATACTATAAATAAAATAGATGAAATTACAGATGTAATATTAGTCTTACCAGAAGAAGATATAGAAAGAATAAAGATTTTTTCATTTAAAAATATAAAAAAAGTAATAGGCGGAAAAGAAAGACAAGATAGTGTTTACAATGCCCTCCAAGAAATAAGTAATGCAGATATTGTAATAGTACATGATACTGCAAGGCCTTTTGCAACAGAAAAAATGTTCTTAGATGGAATAAAAAATATAAAAAAAGGATTTGATGGGAGTGTTACAGCTATTCCTTCAAAAGATACAATAAAGAAAGTTAAAGAAAATAAAGTTATTGAGACTCTCAAAAGAGATGAGCTTTATATTATTCAAACTCCTCAAACATTTAAATTTGATATCTTAAAAAAAGCCCATGAAAAAGCAAAACAAGAAAATTTTTTAGGAACAGATGATTCTTCTCTTGTTGAAAGGATAGGTGGAAATATTACTATAAATGAAGGTTCTATTTTAAACTTTAAGATTACAACAAAAGAAGATTTAATACTTGCAAAATGCCTTTTAAATAAGGGACCAAAAAAGTCCCTATTTTAA
- a CDS encoding transposase, translated as MKIMEDIAKSGIELAIRVKETFRINVKHPLRKKSKEGWNKFGRYRYLIESLFGNVKQKLGSHFRVKNQEIAEKMGLAVFAIYNMYLLVIFFFFITALFLIIFHLFLFLIA; from the coding sequence ATTAAAATAATGGAAGATATAGCAAAATCAGGAATAGAATTAGCTATTAGAGTAAAAGAAACATTTAGGATAAATGTAAAACATCCATTAAGGAAAAAATCAAAAGAAGGCTGGAATAAGTTTGGTAGGTATAGATATTTAATAGAGAGTTTATTTGGTAATGTAAAACAGAAATTAGGTTCCCACTTTAGGGTAAAAAATCAAGAAATAGCTGAAAAAATGGGTTTAGCTGTTTTTGCTATTTATAATATGTATCTTTTAGTTATTTTTTTCTTTTTTATTACCGCCTTATTTTTAATAATATTTCACTTATTTTTATTTTTGATTGCTTAA
- a CDS encoding metal-sensitive transcriptional regulator, whose amino-acid sequence MNKCDVYLSDEAMKELLSRLSKIEGQIRGIQKMIKNKRSCDDILVQISAIRSALKSVGERLLEEHVEFCVKPRVEAGDIKALEDFLQAVKKFSKGGC is encoded by the coding sequence ATGAATAAATGTGATGTTTATCTTTCCGATGAAGCAATGAAGGAATTACTATCCCGTTTATCAAAAATTGAAGGACAGATTAGAGGAATTCAAAAAATGATAAAAAATAAAAGAAGTTGTGATGATATTCTTGTTCAGATTTCTGCTATTAGATCTGCCCTTAAATCTGTAGGAGAAAGACTGCTTGAAGAACATGTAGAATTTTGTGTGAAACCAAGAGTAGAAGCTGGAGATATTAAAGCTTTAGAAGATTTTCTTCAAGCAGTAAAAAAGTTTTCAAAAGGAGGTTGTTAA